Part of the Citrus sinensis cultivar Valencia sweet orange chromosome 2, DVS_A1.0, whole genome shotgun sequence genome, aataaatcttctACATGAAATCAACAATCATGAAACCAAAGAATATACGAGggataacaaaataaagcacatgAGCGACTAAAAGTCCCTGGAAGATCATATTAttcatacaaatataaaatatttcaaagaattaGATAGGTAAAAGTCGACCATTATACGGGCTACATTCTTATAGAATCAAATTatgcataattttaatttaacaaaagaagaatttcCGGGGTATaatgaaaacaattaaatattgctattttgaatttaattggcataacttaaaaataagttttggtACCAAATCATCTTGAAATAACCACACGTCAAATGCAAAGTGTATTTTAATGAACAGAAGAAGCAAAGTAATTGTAAAAGTCACTTGCTTCGCCCTTTCTTAGGTCCACTGCTTGGAAAGAATACTAGTCTTCCATTCAAATTCAACCGCCATAATTGTTGGCAGGCTGTGCTCGGGCGACCAAAAGCAAGTAGTTTAGATAAGGTTCAGCCTTAGATATAAGTTTAAGTacctaaaaaataatcattgaTAAACCCTTGCACAACCactttctctttcattttttttttaaagtaaccCAATTTGATAATAGGACTCAAAGTCACAAGGATTAACtatcaaatcaattaaaataatcaaagcGGTTCATATGTTTCGACATCAAAAtgctataaaataagtaatacttgtttaattttaaataaaagaacccgagatattattatttttatcatatctctttttacttttttttttaaatttcaaatcacATTTTGAACCGATTGTTAACTagttctattattttaaaaaaattattaatagaaataatttgtACAGCTGATTAGATTCAACAGTACATGTTACTTATATCATTgatgttgtaaaaaaaaaaaaaaattacaagagagTTAGTTGATAGGGTAATAAATATTAGGAATAAGGACCAAGGACGGTGAGCAGCTGAATGAAAAATGGCTGCTCATGGACTGCATGCAAACTGCCAAGCGGCTGAGTGGGCGATCATCTTTTCTTTTGCAGCACTGCTCAACTCATACCCgtctcattttttatattttatgcttGAATCGAATGGATACAACACAATCATACAATACAAGAAATCAAGAACTGCTATTGGCTTATACGCACAATCGGTATTGATATTATCGAACTCCATTACATCGGATCAGAtcgtatttattataatatgatcTGTTATATCCGATTATCTCGATCATTctaattcattttatatttctaagtcaacaacaatttattattttcagctCGCCATTGAGGTGCTGCAACCCTAAGCCTAATGTATAATCTCTCGATTGAATACAAAAACAGCTGTTCGATTTAAATGTGACTTCTTGGTGGATCCGGTTATGGACGCAGCTTCATAAATTACACATACCTGATGATGATTACATCAGTAAAGCTATATATAATCCTTTTACCCCAAAcacaagaagaaataaaatttaagtgatCCTTATTTCTTactcaatataattaatttttattaattaaacttgTCCTATGAGTTaatacttttttgttttttctgcTTTACTGGGTTTGTCTTCGGCTCTTCTGGCACATGCGATTCATCGGCCGATCATTATAATAAAAGCTTTGTCATTTATGcctttttgattaaaaaaaaaatattatttgcaaTCTTTATGATTGTAAAATCAGAGCATAGTGAAACTTCTGAACTTTAAAAGCTGCATTTTGTATGCGAGGTTGTATAATTTTACTTGTGTGTGGAAATGTGGATCAATTAATGTGggcttaaataaaaatcaatgattttttgttgaaataattttttttccgaTAAGTACTGTTGGAccaaaaatatatgatttaacTGGAATTCTATGACAAATGCatgaaaatatttgtttatagATTGGGAGTGAAAGAGTTTATGAGAAGCTGAAACAAAACACAAAGTAAgagataaatgaaaaaaataaaataaaaatggtggAAGGATAAGCAAACAAGTAGGAGAGAGAAATGTCaattaagaattattaattatataccattagtaaatttttattaaaaaaattatgttaatgtGATATAATCTATAccaaatttagtaaaaaaattttatgatgtACTGCATCAAATAATTCAACCGACCTCGATCGCCAGTAGGTACCTGTTACTTGCGTCTCAACCAGGGAAGGGTTAATGCCATGTCAGTAATCAACTGAGGGATGCGTACTGAAAGATGATTTGGTCAAGAATCAAGCCaatgaaaacataaaaataatactatatttgcttaattagaatatttaatttatatctcgattaaaataataaaaattatatcattatttaattagttcaaaTAATAGttcatcaaaatataatatctaaCCTTCTATAAAAGGACCGAAATGCGGGACAGAGGAATTACATTTGCAGTTCCATATATAAAAAGCTCAATCACTTGGACAATCAATTACATTATCTAGAAAGTTATCATCTCCagagttttaatttatttcatgcgTTGGACCAAATTTGACATTCGCTTAGATTTGGAAATTTCTACTATTAATTTTACGCGAAAAatgattgataaattttacacGACTTACCCATCAAATGAACCCATTATTTAACTTTGTCggaatttaattatattacgataaataataaacttgagttttcaatttttagggTTTAAAAGAAGGAACCCTAAGGCTAATTCTAGCTCTGATTTAATATCAATAACCCtagtataatattttcttttctccttgCCATGTCGTTTTCTGATTAAGTTTTCTAAGGTGTCAGAACAGAGaaaagataaacaaataaaaacagagcacatataataaatacacAACCTAGTTTCTAGACTCCGACGATAATTCGAAACCGAAAACGAAAGTGGCAAAAGCGAAAATAGtgtttcatttctttatttatgttagggaaattatcattttataccttatatttgttttgttgtaaaaaataatattaatcgtTCATtttaagttgacaaaatatatatactaatAACTAAATCATTAGTTACCATCTGAAAGTTAATACAGcgaattgatattttatttttgaaatttaaattaaaataaaaaaattattatttatatactcttaaattatcttattatCACTTACGtacttttaaattatcatttttatattcttaaattcttttattattttttatatcgtgtgaaaatattaaattacccTTCTAATGTCATTATCTTTCAacgttaattaataatttaatagataataaatatattttattaatttaaaataaataattaatatatttttaaaatattataatatttttaataacggAGGAAATTAAGgttgctttattttattttcacttttcttGTGAAACACAGGAACTTCAACgtcaaaaattattgtaacGTACAATATTCTTTCTTTATCCACAAAGAGCTCGAAATTTTATCACTTGCCATTACTTTTTGGTTGGGCCCATACCAATCATTCATCTTATTTACCATTTACCAAGAGTTTTAGTAAATATCATTAATTTCCCAAACCAAAGAATCAACGtactatttaatttaattttaaaaaaataaagacgaGAGGTTCAGTAACCAAAGAAACATCGGAAACTTCTACATTGCCTCGCTACATGTGCCAAAATTCCGGAGCCCACTCGCACGGTCTCACCTCTGCATGTGAATCTCTGAGCCACTTGTTTACAACGATCTCTTGGGATTTAATCACCTTGTATTCCTAATTATCCTTTTAAAATCCTCCACCGGTATAATTTTTCCCTAGTAAGTAAAATAACGTATGGAACCCACTCAttattagggatggcaaaatctgGATCCGGGTTCGAGTCCAGTCTTTTCGATTCTGAATccgaatgataattttgttatacCGGATCTGGATATAATCtggatatttttattgtaggTCCGAATCGGATTGAACCCAgaaaaagtcaaatttttGGATTGCAGGTTCTAAACCCGCATAtctattacaatttttttttttctcttgatgTTACTTCCTCAAATCTCCAAATCTCAAATCACCAAAATCCTGAAACCATAGCTAAATGAATGTTGAGGGAGGATTGCTGAGTTTTCAGATTTTTGGTGGCATTGGTGTTGTCGTCGGCGTCGAGGAGAGCATCGTCAAAAAGTTGCTGTGGAGATTCGGCAATTTCTGGTGACAAAAAATCAGCAAGAGTGGCGGAAAGTAGCTGTCAAAAACCAGCAAGAGTGACAAAAAATGAGTATAAGCCTTAATGGGTGCATTCCTCTTTGTCTTCCTTTCAATACAAAGATTTTTCCAAGTCATTTGAGTgaatgaaagagaaattggagaagaaagaaagcagCTGCAGTGGGTTTGTTTTAATGAAAAGAGAAGATggaggagaaagaaagagaaattggaGAAGAAAGAAGCGGCTGCAGTAGGTTAAGACTTAAGGcattagggtttttttttttcttttataattaaattattcgGGTCCGGGTTTCGGACATCCGGGTTAAGATAAACCGGATCCGGACCGGAATATATCCGGGTTCAAAATATCCTTTTCGGATCCGCATTGTATTACCTTCCGGTACGGGTTAAACCCGGACCGGATTATCCGGGTCCAATCCTGGTCCGGATTAATTTACCATCCCTACTCATTAGTCACTCTTTTTCTACACACAACACATGTGGAATGACCTTTTAAGTCTCCTTGAAtaatatacacacacattatGGGAGTCAATTTGAGATGTTAGAAGTTGTCTACACATTTGACATTGAATATCAGTATTATGAATATCATTAGACTTTAATattagatttaaaattaaaaaaaaaattcaacaaattttatttgggcCTCAACCAAACGCTAAAACAAATTAACGAATCAATCTTGCATTATCTCATTATCTCTCTTCTTTTGCATTATGTTTGTGTCCACCTCACAGCATAATGCATAATAATAGCCCCACcaccatattataaaataaaaattttatcacaaaAAACCGCAGAGAATCACGGGTTAAAACCCCTATAAATTCCCCCAATCGGAGATCGTTTTCACCACCTCTCTCgatctctctcactctctcacCCTCCCCCTAGTTGGCTGGCCATCTTCTTTACTAGAGATAAAAGAagactgaaaaaaaaaaacaaaacaaaatgggTAAAGCTTTACTGATTGTTGTTCATGTTTGTTTGGTCTTAGCCGGCTGCAGCTTCACTGTGTATGGTGAACAGGTTTACACTGAGAGTTCCATGGCTATGCCACCATCACACTACCACTCGGTAACCCCGGCAACGGCACCAAGCCCCcaccatcaccaccaccaccaccaccacagCCACCCTCCTACTGCCCCACCGGCTCACGCCCCAAGCCACCACCATCATCACCACCACCCCCACCCGCCGGCTCATGCACCGGCTCACACTCCCGCTCATGCACCTGCTCACCCACCTTCACACGTTGCTCCTGCCCACCCACCTCCACCACACGTTGCTCCTGCTCACCCACCTCCACCACACGTTGCTCCTGCTCACCCACCTCCACCGCACGTTGCTCCTGCTCACCCACCCACACCCACCCATCGTTTCCCTAGGAGCCTTGTTGAAGTTCAAGGCGTCGTTTATTGCAAGTCTTGCAAGTACGCCGGAGCTGATACCCTCCTAGGAGCTACCGCTGTTCTCGGTCAGTTTCGAACTCTTTCAATTTAACTTTCCCTGCTTCTAACATTTACATACTTGATTTTTTCCATCATTATTACTTCAATTAATTTCACATATATGTTTAGTTATACATCATGCATACATAACATACGTATGGATGCGAATGTGCATTTGTTTTCATGGATGCAGTATGTATACATTCCCAGATTTTGaatggagagagagagagagagaaagagagagaggtgCTCTtgatctctttctttctctttgttCTAGGTTTATGTCACATTCAGTAGGAGGCATGGTTATGGCAGCATAGCTAgctactttttcctttttcaagcTCTCTCTTTGAAGTCCCtagtatttaaatattttttttattcttttaatattgtccATGGGTTTAATCAATCTCAAAAACAAATCTTGCTTTACTCATTCTCAAACCACAAGAGTATTTtgagtaaaaaaagaaaaagaaaaaatgaccACCAAATGAATACTGACAAAGACATTGTTTTGATATGTTTTTGGGGGGAGGGGGCAGGGGCGACTGTGAAATTGCAGTGCAACAACACCAAGTATCCACTCAATGTGGTTGGCAAAACGGACAAGAACGGCTACTTCAGGATCAAAGCACCCAAGACAATCACCAGCTACGGAGCTCACAAGTGCAAGCTGTTCCTAGTCACATCACCCTCGGCTTCCTGCGCCAAACCGTCCAATCTCCACGGTGGAGCCACCGGCGCCGTTTTGAGGCCTGAGTCACTCTCCGCAGGCAAACCTCCAGTTGCTCTCTACACCGTTGGCCCTTTGGCCTTTGAACCCAAATGCCCACattaatcttattttaattattttccccccccccccccctccctccctctctctctctaatctCTTTCTCTGTCTTTTTGCTTCAGTCATATCGTATCATATCCAGTGCTTTGTACCAATCTTGTGTTGTAAACTTGTAATGGGAATGCCAGTCTGTTTGTTTCTATTTGTACTGTGTCGCTTCgttgacattaataaattatagtatcCCGCTAGTTTAATTagcaacaaataaattatgaggCTCATTGTTTGAAtatgaattatatttataaatgcatATGCTATATggatcatttttttccttttttttaatgtttttgtcatcataaatgtacccatattataaatttatacgGCGGATCTAAAATTAAAtggtaattaatattatatatttaatcaaaACCAAGAAAAAGGGCAGTAATAAAACTAATTGAGTGGTCTGCCTTGTGGCAAACATGAGAGACATAGCAATTGTTACTTTTTTATCTGGGATAATgttgcaaaagaaaagaaaagtcaaatcCTTGGAATTTGTttttactctctttttttttacctagtattattaaattaaataatcatttatgttagttattttaaatcttaatttattttgtggcGCTGGCCCATTGGTCATGGAAAATGTAAAACGACCGAAATACAAGGTCGATTGAGATTTCCCGAATGGTTAGATCACAATCACTTAACTAGCACTGGACCATTGAACCGTTACCCTCGTTACCCTCAGATAAGTATGATTGTGAGTTAGGGATTCGAGTCTCCACATactcaaaactttttcaatttaatattatgcaTAATTATGtagatttatttaaagtttttctgtctcataaaatataagaatggAGTAGAGATATTCCCATTTGTGAGGATTATTTATTCGaacaaagtattttatttatttggacAAAGTACTTTATAGAATTTAAAGGTTGCAAGGGTTATTTGTCGGAATAAAGTACTTTATAGctatgattataaatatcggTTATTTTTCTGAACAAAGTACTTTATAGCCCCTAATTATATGTccgattataaatatcagtataGTTGTTTGTTGTAATAGCTAATGTAATTCAGTAGTCTAGTGTATTAtcagtatttaaaaaaaatattaatagaagaTAAATTGACGAccacttaaaataaaataaaaaatttgatataaaattgcATTCCATATAAAATTGCATTCCACTAAATTGACGAccacttaaaataaaataaaaaataatataaaaatcacaTATTCATTTCAATAGCACCTTTTTAGTGCGTATTGTAGTTAGTTAACCACGGTGTCCAACTTCAAAGTAATATATAGCATATTAAATTGCATTCCATAATCGATTTTGTACATTTAAAGTAccacattatttttacaagTCAATCACATGTTTATTCAtatagaaaattcaaaattggtAAAACAACACCCAAACATCGTATATATTTTTCCACAATAATTGTGTATCacgtaaaaaatatttcaaacggtttttttcttttcttttgggaaaaaaacaactttatgaGGTAAGTAGGAATGatgattaaaagaaattttaaaaatataaatttacagctataaattgacaaaaatgaTACGCATCTCATCAATAAGCCCgctaaagtaaaatatttgtgCAATTCTATCATTAATTCAAACTTTAAAgatattcattaaaatattttaatttttatttgttgtagTGTAGATTAGATATCATTACCATAAATCAATGGCGGAACAACAAGGATTTTAATATGAGAGTTGCTAAAATATATTGCAAGTTaacattttaagaaaattgagGATTGTCTTGAAAAATAAGACAGGGGTCAtcttaaaaacattttaattttttctactcattttctaaaaaatttcaaaaactcGGCGACCCCTGCCCAAAATTGGCACCGTTATCTCGAATAATCTTTTTATTCCAAACCCCCTTTTTGACCGATAGCAAAATGTAAAACGTATCCGATGGCAATTTGCACTCATTTTGTTCAAATGGTGAATCATGGTGATGGGGTCACCCCATGTCGATTAATCATGCTTTTGTACACCCATCAtgtcattttctctctctccatGCATGCATTTGTCTTTTCTCTTCTcgactccaaaaaaaaaaaagagagagagattggTATAATCTGATCATCAAAATCTGAGCcgttattttgttgtttcttcaacggtaaaaaagaaaacagcaagtttgaaaaattatgggGTCCATGACTCTGCTTCGAGTACTTGGTAAAATTGTTAACGTTACAGCAACAAATAATGGAGGTGTGGGGTTGGGAACAAAAAAGGACTGGGCTAGCCGTTGAGATGATTTCGAAGCTGCACGCGGCTGCCTGTATGAGCAGTTCATCTTTGTCACCTTCTGTTTAAAAAGTTTTGCGATGGATTTGACCTCCACCGCCTCACTTGTCTATCAATTTTTGATGCTATCTCTTCTTTGTTTGtgaattttattcttgttcATCCAAAGCCAGAATCCAAAGAAGTGTTTCATTAACTCGACATAGACTCATACAGATAATTTACCCACACTtatattaagtaattttagaCGATATGAATCACGAAATTGCTtggatatttttaattagagtcGGACTATCTTTCTTGAAAATAAGAATTGGACTACTGTTACCACCAATTAATCTCTTAAGACTCATTTTCTTTACTTATAACAGCCTCTTAATGACAAATTTAACCTCAATTAAAATCATTCTTCATCAGACCCCCCAAACTTTCTATTTTCCTCTGATTTATGCCCCATATCTACGCAAATTTTCTCTTACCAAACAAACACTTCtaagtatatatatacacagttttttatttatta contains:
- the LOC127900452 gene encoding non-classical arabinogalactan protein 30-like, which encodes MGKALLIVVHVCLVLAGCSFTVYGEQVYTESSMAMPPSHYHSVTPATAPSPHHHHHHHHHSHPPTAPPAHAPSHHHHHHHPHPPAHAPAHTPAHAPAHPPSHVAPAHPPPPHVAPAHPPPPHVAPAHPPPPHVAPAHPPTPTHRFPRSLVEVQGVVYCKSCKYAGADTLLGATAVLGATVKLQCNNTKYPLNVVGKTDKNGYFRIKAPKTITSYGAHKCKLFLVTSPSASCAKPSNLHGGATGAVLRPESLSAGKPPVALYTVGPLAFEPKCPH